GATAACCGCTTTACAGGCGGGAAAGGAATCGTATCGAAAATCCTTTCTATCGAGGAACTTAGATTGAAATAGTTGTTTTGTGATGGATTCTGCGTCTTTCCATTCGTGTTTTAAGATCCTTGATAATTCGGGCGTTAAAAATTGGGCTCCGTCCTCAAAGCGAAGGCCGCCTAGAACCAAAGAAAATCGAATTTTGTTTTTGTATTCTTCCCGGATTTTTTGAAGGACCGGTCCAAAGCCGTAACACCAGGGGCAAAGAGGATCGACCGCATAAAGAATAGAATGTCGGATTGATTCGCTTGGATTCATATTGTCTTTGAGTCTTTCAATTTTACCCGCGAAGACTCATTGGGATAATGAGAGTTCCTACACACTCGGTTTGCAAGAGGATTTTGTCCGATCTTTGAGATTTGTCGCGTTGTTTGAGTTTGTAAATGGATTGAAACAAGGCTCCGTACGTAAAAAAGGCGGGAACACGCCCGCCTTTTTCCTCATTCTTGCTTAAGAATTTTCAAATTTCATTCGGGTGCTTTATATAATACACTGATAACCACAGTGTCCCGAAGAGAACCCCCGCATATGCTAGAACCACAGTGACGATGTCGATGACCGGTAGAAGTGTCGCGATCGGAGAGATTTTGTCTGCTGTCATTCGGGTCGCTTCTCCCAAAATCAAGAACAAACCTCCTAAACCGATCAGGTGATATCTACCCATCGCTTCTTTTGTCACCCGTGCAAAACGGGCAAAAACAGGAACTGCCAACAAAGCAAGCGCAAAGATCGTGATTGCATTCATTGTGAATCCTCCTTATTTCATCTAGTTAGACTCTGGAGATATCTCCGTTTTATTCAGAAAGTGGAATTTATTTTTTATTTTTAAAGGATTATATAATGCTCGTTCAATCAAAGTATAACGATTTCGGTTTAAAGAATTCTGTGATAAAGGTGTATGACGTTCTTACTCATCTCTACATAATAGAGTGTCTAAAATTCTACGTCTAACGCGAGATTTATACTCAAATTAACTGTATTCTATTTTACAGGGACGGGTAATACGTGACAATTTCATCCGATCTTATGAAGTAAATTTGAATACGGCGGAAATGATAATACATACTTTATCTTGATCGGGAGCCCAATGAATTAACGAATATAATTTTTAGAG
The nucleotide sequence above comes from Leptospira weilii. Encoded proteins:
- a CDS encoding LIC10816 family protein; protein product: MNAITIFALALLAVPVFARFARVTKEAMGRYHLIGLGGLFLILGEATRMTADKISPIATLLPVIDIVTVVLAYAGVLFGTLWLSVYYIKHPNEI